From a region of the Deltaproteobacteria bacterium genome:
- a CDS encoding type II toxin-antitoxin system HicB family antitoxin: protein MKLPVILERDETGMIVAECPAIPGCVSQGQTEDEAIANIREAIIGCLEVRAEQGMPLTVRTVEVDVAVA, encoded by the coding sequence ATGAAGTTGCCCGTGATCTTGGAACGCGACGAGACCGGCATGATCGTCGCGGAGTGCCCGGCGATCCCCGGTTGTGTCAGCCAGGGACAGACCGAGGATGAGGCGATCGCGAACATCCGGGAGGCCATCATCGGCTGCCTCGAAGTTCGTGCGGAGCAGGGCATGCCCCTGACGGTCCGCACGGTCGAGGTGGACGTCGCCGTTGCCTGA
- a CDS encoding type II toxin-antitoxin system HicA family toxin: MPELPVVSGQEARRAFERLGWTFRRQVGSHMILTKPGSIASRSIPNHRELAPGMLHKLIHLAGVSFEEFRAVLA; this comes from the coding sequence TTGCCTGAGTTGCCCGTCGTCTCGGGCCAGGAGGCGCGCCGCGCTTTCGAGCGCCTGGGGTGGACGTTTCGCCGGCAAGTCGGCAGCCACATGATCTTGACCAAGCCCGGCAGCATCGCGTCGCGGTCGATTCCGAATCATCGCGAGCTGGCGCCTGGGATGCTGCACAAGCTGATCCATCTCGCCGGGGTGAGTTTCGAGGAGTTCCGCGCGGTGCTCGCCTGA
- a CDS encoding type II toxin-antitoxin system MqsA family antitoxin, producing MNCVICKNGRTRRAGITVSLDRGETTVVVRSVPAEVCENCGEEYLDEATTSQILRTADAAAQAGVKIEVRDYLAA from the coding sequence ATGAACTGCGTGATCTGCAAGAACGGACGGACCCGACGGGCTGGCATCACGGTCTCGCTCGACCGTGGCGAGACGACCGTCGTCGTCCGCAGCGTTCCGGCCGAGGTCTGCGAAAACTGTGGCGAGGAATACCTCGACGAGGCGACTACTTCACAGATTCTCCGAACGGCAGATGCGGCGGCCCAGGCTGGCGTGAAGATCGAGGTCCGCGACTACCTCGCCGCGTAG
- a CDS encoding DUF4258 domain-containing protein, protein MFERGISPEDVRHVLDDGQVIEQYPDDTPYPSRLVLGWRGDRPLHVVAADIPGGQEIIVVTVYEPDAIRWEAGFTKRKPS, encoded by the coding sequence ATGTTCGAGCGGGGGATCAGCCCCGAGGACGTGCGCCATGTACTCGACGACGGACAGGTCATCGAGCAGTACCCCGACGACACTCCCTACCCGAGCCGACTCGTGCTCGGCTGGCGGGGCGATCGGCCGCTCCACGTCGTCGCTGCCGACATCCCCGGCGGCCAGGAGATCATCGTCGTGACCGTGTACGAGCCCGACGCGATTCGCTGGGAAGCGGGCTTCACGAAACGGAAACCCTCATGA
- a CDS encoding DUF933 domain-containing protein: MRAEVGAIEQRPVGDLGVAAEIHEAARGNPELTRDPDGREHDGGALIHLVARHEEPRIRVGDHKGDAGCRAAGVFRVEGKDYVVQDGDVLHFRLHV, encoded by the coding sequence ATACGCGCCGAGGTCGGAGCGATCGAGCAGCGGCCGGTCGGCGACCTTGGCGTAGCCGCGGAGATACACGAAGCGGCTCGCGGGAATCCCGAGCTCACGCGCGACCCCGACGGTCGTGAGCACGATGGCGGCGCCCTGATTCACCTGGTCGCGCGACACGAAGAGCCGCGGATACGGGTCGGCGATCATAAGGGCGATGCCGGCTGCCGCGCAGCGGGCGTGTTCCGTGTCGAAGGGAAGGATTACGTCGTCCAGGACGGCGACGTGCTGCATTTCCGGCTTCACGTGTGA
- a CDS encoding transposase family protein — translation MRDHEFYARILGLTAPWSVERVELNVARDAVHVWPQRASDAPATRPECHSTQTIYDHREREWRHLDTCQLQTRLHARVPLIDCPTHGVLQSPVPWAVTNSSSGQRPTLGIVSPAVRRTFDENGAKNAYRPGSRSATPSASSIPCSRREPWWRCARRSFWPKHSLPWRIPPSCATDTTSLPAARAEPALVRSYGRRCGRALPRGNRVDRLFADVAENPLPSRDPLVVETHELDQPVSDVHPIERGAHESDQAFEV, via the coding sequence ATGCGGGACCACGAGTTTTACGCGAGGATCTTGGGGCTGACGGCGCCGTGGAGTGTGGAGCGAGTCGAGCTCAACGTCGCCAGGGACGCGGTGCACGTGTGGCCGCAGCGCGCCTCCGATGCGCCGGCGACGCGCCCCGAGTGCCACAGCACGCAGACGATCTACGATCACCGCGAGCGCGAGTGGCGGCACCTCGACACGTGTCAGCTCCAGACCCGGCTCCATGCGCGCGTGCCCCTCATCGACTGCCCGACGCACGGGGTGTTGCAGAGCCCCGTACCCTGGGCTGTGACGAACAGCAGTTCAGGACAACGTCCGACTTTGGGGATTGTGTCACCCGCCGTACGGCGAACCTTCGACGAAAACGGCGCTAAAAACGCCTATCGACCTGGGTCGCGGTCGGCGACGCCTTCGGCTTCGTCGATCCCATGCTCTCGCCGGGAGCCATGGTGGCGCTGCGCGCGGCGGAGTTTCTGGCCGAAGCACTCGCTCCCCTGGCGCATCCCTCCCTCCTGTGCCACCGATACCACCAGCCTCCCCGCCGCGCGTGCAGAGCCGGCTCTAGTCCGAAGTTACGGGCGCCGATGCGGTCGGGCTCTCCCGCGGGGGAACCGTGTCGATAGACTATTCGCGGACGTCGCCGAGAATCCTCTCCCATCGCGCGATCCGCTCGTCGTCGAGACCCACGAGCTCGATCAACCGGTCTCTGACGTACACCCGATCGAACGAGGCGCCCATGAAAGCGATCAGGCGTTCGAGGTCTAG
- a CDS encoding DUF3106 domain-containing protein, which translates to MSARTAVALAATCAALVVMAAPARGGERVAQSWQEMSPQERGEAYRNYERFQKMPPDQQRQIERNYDRWQQLPSQEKERLRSNYREYREMPPAQRQDLRRRSEDRRKRRD; encoded by the coding sequence GTGAGCGCGCGCACGGCCGTCGCGCTCGCGGCCACGTGCGCCGCGCTCGTCGTGATGGCGGCGCCAGCGCGCGGCGGTGAGCGCGTCGCCCAGAGCTGGCAGGAGATGTCGCCGCAAGAGCGCGGCGAGGCCTACCGCAACTACGAGCGCTTCCAGAAGATGCCGCCCGACCAGCAGCGCCAGATCGAGCGCAACTACGATCGCTGGCAGCAGCTCCCGTCGCAGGAGAAGGAGCGCCTGCGCTCGAACTACCGGGAATATCGAGAGATGCCGCCGGCGCAGCGGCAGGACCTGCGGCGACGCTCCGAGGACCGGCGCAAGCGCCGCGACTGA
- a CDS encoding zf-HC2 domain-containing protein, with product MSDSACERTSPELVAYLDGELADAARRPIADHLAGCPTCRRELERLTTLQGWLADLPRLEPGPAFATDFARRLAAEPTPLAARRGGARALRWIVPALAAAAVLTLALRSFTAAPPAPAAPRDRSAAAPPRDAKAAPVAVAAAPPHTSPDAGQVADVDQLRLEDLPPELREHPELFLRLPVVRRLETLEYLGSLREQREGGDGGAG from the coding sequence GTGAGCGACTCCGCCTGCGAACGCACGAGCCCCGAGCTCGTCGCCTATCTCGACGGCGAGCTCGCCGACGCCGCCCGCCGTCCCATCGCGGACCATCTGGCGGGCTGCCCGACGTGCCGGCGCGAGCTGGAGCGCCTGACGACGCTCCAGGGGTGGCTCGCCGACCTCCCGCGTCTCGAGCCGGGCCCGGCCTTCGCGACCGACTTCGCACGCCGCCTCGCCGCCGAGCCGACGCCGCTCGCGGCCCGGCGGGGCGGTGCCCGCGCGCTCCGCTGGATCGTGCCCGCGCTCGCGGCCGCCGCGGTCTTGACCCTCGCGCTGCGCTCGTTCACCGCCGCGCCGCCCGCGCCCGCCGCGCCGCGCGACCGGAGCGCCGCCGCGCCGCCGCGCGACGCGAAGGCGGCGCCCGTGGCCGTGGCGGCGGCGCCGCCGCACACGAGCCCCGACGCCGGGCAGGTCGCGGACGTCGACCAGCTCCGTCTCGAGGACCTGCCGCCGGAGCTCCGCGAGCATCCCGAGCTCTTCCTGAGGCTCCCGGTGGTCCGCCGGCTCGAGACCCTCGAGTATCTCGGCTCGCTGCGCGAGCAGCGCGAGGGTGGCGACGGCGGTGCCGGGTGA
- a CDS encoding RNA polymerase sigma factor — translation MKRDDVTLADPASDPDVQRMLRVRAGDAEAFRELFDKHSRSIVNFAFHFVGSRQRAEEIAQDVFLQLYRAAGRYEPTAKFTTWLYRIATNACLNEVRRPEHRHPRRPLEHTPDDERKRSEIAFPDPTAVAGDGALAGRQLEAKIHEVLEALPPNQRAALLMSRVDGLSYLEVAEALETTESAVKSLVFRATATMRKELAEFL, via the coding sequence TTGAAGCGAGACGACGTGACGCTCGCCGACCCCGCGTCCGATCCGGACGTGCAACGGATGTTGCGCGTCCGGGCGGGCGATGCGGAGGCCTTCCGCGAGCTGTTCGACAAGCACAGTCGGTCGATCGTGAACTTCGCGTTTCATTTCGTGGGAAGCCGCCAGCGGGCGGAAGAAATCGCGCAGGACGTGTTCCTGCAGCTCTATCGGGCCGCCGGCCGCTACGAGCCGACGGCGAAGTTCACGACCTGGCTCTACCGCATCGCGACCAACGCCTGCCTGAACGAAGTGCGCCGGCCGGAGCACCGCCATCCGCGCCGTCCCCTCGAGCACACGCCCGACGACGAGCGGAAGCGCAGCGAGATCGCGTTCCCCGATCCGACCGCCGTCGCCGGGGACGGCGCCTTGGCCGGTCGACAGCTCGAAGCTAAGATCCACGAAGTGCTCGAGGCGTTGCCCCCGAATCAGCGCGCCGCGCTCCTCATGAGCCGGGTCGACGGCCTGTCGTACCTGGAGGTCGCCGAGGCGCTCGAAACCACGGAGAGCGCCGTCAAGAGCCTGGTGTTCCGCGCGACCGCGACCATGCGAAAGGAGCTGGCCGAGTTCCTGTGA
- a CDS encoding PAS domain S-box protein, with product MSAEGHDDALDEHLRRIEGYMRGCSLLRFPRTRSSLRDELARVLDETMSDVVAGWVAHIGPAFGIPQTRWPALSEDIEIALRRWVRHIADPEDCGTYVYLRSHASRGFISKFPPSRFLSGQMKAFQLMGNAVRRRYADDRPRRAELLALLAQEFEERLLHITDFFVEAREEQLREQEATYRRSIDSAPAAIFRIDWNTGAVLAANHVAEQSLEYASEELRGMTTWDLHPPDERSAALALWEQTRAEGNANRDDLHHRAKSGTIIPVFINSGVIEYGEQRFIQQICVDMSDRQRLEEQLIQSEKMAAIGQLAAGIAHEIRNPLAIIMNALYDLAEIVDKNNPEVREDLRIAKEEMDRVQTIINSLLEFSRDSRAVIELVDANDLLRKTLLLMNKYLQNSDVRVVTDFGDIGPCAANQNALRQIFLNLITNAVQAMPHGGELSIRTSLSPDRRVRVEFTDTGIGIPSDQLSDIFNPFFTTKSPGQGTGLGLSVVHSVVRRYHGEISVRSTPNVGTTFVIELATGRSEATA from the coding sequence ATGAGTGCAGAAGGGCACGACGACGCTCTCGACGAGCACCTCCGGCGCATCGAAGGATACATGCGGGGGTGCTCGCTGCTGCGTTTCCCGCGCACCCGGAGCTCCCTCCGCGACGAGCTGGCGCGGGTGCTCGACGAGACCATGTCCGACGTCGTAGCGGGCTGGGTGGCCCACATCGGGCCCGCGTTCGGCATCCCGCAGACGCGCTGGCCCGCGCTCTCGGAGGACATCGAGATCGCCCTCCGGCGCTGGGTGCGGCACATCGCCGACCCCGAGGACTGCGGCACCTACGTCTACCTGCGGAGCCACGCGAGCCGGGGCTTCATCTCCAAGTTCCCGCCGTCACGCTTCCTTTCGGGGCAGATGAAGGCGTTCCAGCTGATGGGAAACGCCGTCCGCCGGCGGTATGCCGACGACCGGCCGCGGCGGGCCGAGCTGCTCGCACTCCTCGCCCAGGAGTTCGAGGAGCGCCTCCTGCACATCACCGACTTCTTCGTGGAGGCGCGCGAGGAGCAGCTGCGCGAGCAGGAGGCGACGTACCGCCGCTCGATCGACAGCGCTCCGGCGGCGATCTTCAGGATCGATTGGAACACCGGCGCGGTCCTGGCGGCGAACCACGTCGCCGAGCAGAGCCTGGAGTACGCCTCCGAGGAGCTCCGCGGCATGACCACGTGGGACCTGCATCCGCCCGACGAGCGCTCGGCGGCGCTCGCCCTCTGGGAGCAGACGCGCGCCGAGGGCAACGCGAATCGCGACGACCTCCACCACCGCGCCAAGAGCGGCACGATCATCCCGGTCTTCATCAACTCCGGCGTCATCGAGTACGGCGAGCAGCGCTTCATCCAGCAGATCTGCGTCGACATGTCGGACCGCCAGCGCCTCGAGGAACAGTTGATCCAGTCGGAGAAGATGGCCGCGATCGGGCAGCTCGCCGCCGGCATCGCTCACGAGATCCGCAATCCCCTCGCGATCATCATGAACGCGCTCTACGATCTCGCGGAGATCGTCGACAAGAACAACCCCGAAGTGCGCGAGGACCTGCGGATCGCGAAGGAGGAGATGGATCGCGTGCAGACGATCATCAACAGCCTGCTCGAGTTTTCGCGCGACTCGCGGGCGGTGATCGAGCTCGTCGACGCGAACGATCTCCTTCGCAAGACGCTGCTCCTGATGAACAAGTACCTCCAGAACAGCGACGTGCGGGTGGTGACGGACTTCGGCGACATCGGACCCTGCGCGGCGAACCAGAACGCGCTCCGCCAGATCTTCCTGAACCTCATCACCAACGCGGTGCAGGCGATGCCGCACGGCGGGGAGCTCAGCATCCGGACCTCGCTCTCTCCCGACCGGCGGGTGCGGGTCGAGTTCACCGACACCGGCATCGGCATCCCGTCGGATCAGCTGAGCGACATCTTCAATCCGTTCTTCACGACCAAGTCGCCCGGACAGGGCACGGGCCTCGGACTCTCGGTGGTCCACTCGGTCGTGCGCCGCTACCACGGCGAGATCAGCGTCCGCAGCACGCCCAACGTGGGCACGACCTTCGTGATCGAGCTGGCGACGGGGCGGAGCGAGGCGACGGCATGA
- a CDS encoding sigma-54-dependent Fis family transcriptional regulator — MSAAAAEGARVLLVEDEPNMARTLAKILERKGYDVATMANGREALGAVAERAFDVVVTDLNMPVMDGMALLRRLQPDPPPPPGERRLLSPPTIVLTGHGSTQAAVEAMKLGAWDYLVKPCNPDELLMTIEQVLRVASLERENRRLREVIERSQGFGEIIGQSVAMRGLYQAIDALAQNTTTVLITGESGTGKELVARSIHQRSARAERPFVALNCGAVSDTLLDSQLFGHRRGAFTGAVADHEGVFQAAHGGTLFLDEIADIPAALQVKFLRAIQEREVTPLGTTRPLKIDVRLIAATNRDLVAEVQAGAFRSDLYYRLNVVHLPLPPLRERREDVALLARHFVERYARQFNVAPKAIQPAALALLERYDWPGNIRELENVIERCFALAPSDDITPASLGHLVAAPPAPSGDGLDFGSAVPSLEATERQLIAAALRQAKGNKNRTARLLGIDRQRLYRKIEKYGLD; from the coding sequence ATGAGCGCGGCGGCTGCGGAGGGGGCGCGCGTCCTGCTCGTCGAGGACGAGCCGAACATGGCGCGTACGCTCGCGAAGATCCTCGAGCGCAAAGGGTACGACGTCGCGACCATGGCGAACGGCCGGGAGGCGCTCGGCGCCGTCGCCGAGCGCGCGTTCGACGTCGTGGTGACCGACCTGAACATGCCGGTGATGGACGGCATGGCGTTGCTGCGCCGCCTGCAGCCCGATCCACCGCCGCCGCCCGGGGAGCGCCGGCTCCTGTCACCCCCGACGATCGTGCTGACGGGCCACGGCAGCACGCAAGCGGCCGTCGAGGCCATGAAGCTCGGCGCCTGGGACTACCTCGTGAAGCCGTGCAACCCCGACGAGCTCCTGATGACGATCGAGCAGGTGCTCAGGGTCGCGAGCCTCGAGCGCGAGAACCGCCGTCTCCGGGAGGTGATCGAGCGCTCGCAGGGCTTCGGCGAGATCATCGGCCAGAGCGTCGCGATGCGGGGGCTCTACCAGGCGATCGACGCGCTCGCCCAGAACACGACCACCGTGCTCATCACGGGCGAGAGCGGCACCGGGAAGGAGCTCGTGGCGCGCAGCATCCACCAGCGGAGCGCGCGCGCCGAGCGTCCGTTCGTGGCGCTCAATTGCGGCGCGGTGTCCGACACGCTGCTCGACAGCCAGCTCTTCGGCCACCGGCGCGGCGCGTTCACGGGCGCCGTCGCCGATCACGAGGGCGTCTTCCAGGCCGCGCACGGGGGTACGCTCTTCCTCGACGAGATCGCCGACATTCCGGCCGCGTTGCAGGTGAAGTTCCTGCGCGCCATCCAGGAGCGCGAGGTGACGCCGCTCGGCACGACGCGCCCGCTCAAGATCGACGTGCGTCTGATCGCCGCCACCAATCGCGACCTCGTGGCCGAGGTTCAGGCCGGGGCCTTCCGCTCCGACCTCTACTACCGATTGAACGTGGTCCATCTGCCGCTGCCGCCGCTGCGCGAGCGCCGGGAGGACGTCGCGCTCCTGGCGCGCCACTTCGTGGAGCGCTACGCGCGGCAATTCAATGTCGCCCCGAAGGCGATCCAGCCGGCGGCGCTCGCGCTCCTCGAGCGGTACGACTGGCCGGGCAACATCCGCGAGCTCGAGAACGTGATCGAGCGCTGCTTCGCGCTCGCGCCGAGCGACGACATCACGCCCGCGAGCCTCGGCCACCTCGTCGCCGCGCCGCCCGCACCGAGCGGGGACGGGCTCGACTTCGGGAGCGCGGTGCCGTCGCTCGAGGCGACCGAGCGCCAGCTGATCGCGGCGGCGCTCCGGCAGGCGAAGGGCAACAAGAACCGGACGGCGCGCCTGCTCGGGATCGACCGCCAGAGGCTCTACCGGAAGATCGAGAAGTACGGGTTGGACTGA
- a CDS encoding response regulator — protein MSGLPPTSRRILVVAADDNFSGTIGRILCRCGYMIDRVASGEAAMEALDDHAYDLVLSEVALPGVCGLTVLCSARQHGRRTPFVLLGMPETERRRWIVSGVEDVHCLPLPLDVDRLKELVAGCLET, from the coding sequence ATGTCCGGCCTTCCCCCAACCTCGCGCCGCATCCTCGTGGTCGCGGCCGATGACAACTTCAGCGGCACCATCGGCCGCATCCTCTGCCGCTGCGGCTACATGATCGATCGTGTCGCCTCGGGCGAGGCCGCGATGGAGGCGCTCGACGATCACGCGTACGATCTCGTGCTGAGTGAGGTCGCCCTGCCCGGAGTGTGCGGGTTGACGGTGCTCTGCAGCGCCCGGCAGCACGGCCGCAGGACGCCGTTCGTCCTGCTCGGCATGCCGGAAACCGAGCGGCGTCGCTGGATCGTGAGCGGCGTCGAGGACGTGCACTGCCTGCCCCTCCCGCTCGACGTGGATCGGCTCAAGGAGCTGGTCGCGGGATGCCTCGAGACCTGA
- a CDS encoding methyltransferase domain-containing protein yields the protein MEATSPCTPAAPDAIAGRPATLLDVDLGVRRVRLHAVPALETLVDRGALLRGEAEPPYWAHLWSGASVLAGYLARFVPLAGRRVLEIGCGLALPGVTAAALGADVTLVDAVPEALMFAAASAAANGVRCAVATADFMRLDPGWRFDVVLAAEVAYDRERWGEIAAVCERHLAPAGVTYLADGYRTDTRGFWAALAARGLVVHAVDVRAVEEGRPVAVRVAEVRRPGVRSRGIPRPAP from the coding sequence GTGGAAGCGACCTCTCCCTGCACCCCGGCGGCGCCGGACGCGATCGCCGGTCGTCCCGCGACCCTGCTCGACGTCGACCTCGGCGTGCGGCGGGTGCGCCTGCACGCGGTCCCGGCCCTCGAGACCCTCGTGGACCGCGGCGCGCTCCTGCGCGGCGAAGCCGAGCCTCCCTATTGGGCGCACCTCTGGTCGGGCGCGTCGGTGCTCGCCGGATATCTGGCGCGCTTCGTGCCCCTCGCCGGCCGGCGCGTGCTCGAGATCGGCTGCGGCCTCGCGCTCCCCGGCGTCACCGCCGCGGCGCTCGGCGCGGACGTCACGCTCGTCGACGCCGTCCCCGAAGCGCTCATGTTCGCGGCGGCGAGCGCGGCGGCGAACGGCGTCCGCTGCGCCGTCGCCACCGCCGACTTCATGCGCCTCGATCCCGGATGGCGCTTCGACGTCGTCCTGGCCGCCGAGGTCGCCTACGATCGCGAGCGCTGGGGGGAGATCGCCGCGGTGTGCGAGCGCCACCTGGCGCCCGCCGGCGTCACCTACCTCGCCGACGGGTATCGGACCGACACGCGCGGCTTCTGGGCCGCGCTCGCGGCGCGCGGCCTCGTCGTCCACGCCGTCGACGTGCGGGCCGTGGAGGAGGGGCGCCCCGTCGCCGTGCGCGTCGCCGAGGTCCGCCGGCCGGGCGTCAGGTCTCGAGGCATCCCGCGACCAGCTCCTTGA